The Mytilus galloprovincialis chromosome 7, xbMytGall1.hap1.1, whole genome shotgun sequence genome has a window encoding:
- the LOC143082602 gene encoding uncharacterized protein LOC143082602: MDPNQWRNQAYNSLVQGFPSLDPYISTEQTVGALSPHPHLAGTRPVPGLSGPSTGFTGPFKPTALSPLEFEGVRQREPVNFGLDLSPPKPSFTQERNHSWRQPNLAQTSHNLIGSLPTDLSPIGQRFLPPPAHSGVSTLHHNSIQESRTQNTLINSTLSSAFNPQFSERFDNFERNSQHLQQEQSDISNSRREQLLRSSEGNYNYSLPTSQPYIDNVKHGSQFEQVRPIVSLPDHRGDNFNQYFSTGNAYRNPSEHLSFPGSLQQQSLGTEQSQQRIVSTNHQQNIYNSQRISVSEENSDSFINSNRGPVTIQAVADSTTKPKKGRGRKKKEIIIEETKSANEKKLVDSYIQQEQQLKAFSHTGGQENLYKQSQSLMSGNIYGQNYGSNNQNLVPFSMQSSQITSSKLPDMSQGQLISHSQNMMGAGYSQSPSKHSQAHGSYDFAASGTMMGNLGQGNINNDSYNNSPVHNENFNPQVMASSRNNFMSANNPHGFSDGNVPMQNPQGQNRIMDNNQYSYEDAPNQSSFVAQLNSSEFDALEMDQGVYSRNGNLCNLDTFNSYGQNLTQQNYCANPQSNPSSTVDEAALSSLISDHPHVEPPNPHGRLFEGFTEDYSQNKPFIAEPALPPTAVLNPVEEDDEFQHLKKPPVIEKITNEQTQLPKIQLQGQAKVEPPQPQKLVEKQPPAKSNKNNAFMDSFLSFIQGKKPETLSSVNTAVTKKPQLPKYIPEPKRPRQTSVEKSSDSAASTPKPDTDNKSDTNSLSNGDTSSSKTKMSDDDDEASTGLTGTVKNIDTGDKDHPSLKMRIKLQKTPPKQKRSKTSGQSIVKHKRSRSYRESDDEHGRSSGEEYQVGSSQEEEQENERTLSPVVPARRTSARKAKVLAQTKKYKDSESENEGDKVPETYDSDSDPAWTPVADDKKEPAFDGDLGSSRRKGRSRNTKIKMKLKRPSKAVKSIPAKSPRVERVAYPRVPSPEIESSSEDTDEDNATASQALVMGAFVINKKDLNNFEGFPIWKIEAGKMMRKYELYVEKGEILHRSLSTYSSWLPNMEKNYVSVRTKQIPHTRATIKDSQYIVQVLDEDRPKPKLDSGKETEYEKDPLADMFNVFMQVFLSQAMEPTFLEAIHESGDDFYLKPLKKIDQIISKKLLEINSKVRWMTDFKKTAEKRPHIREVDKPHLKTLCQATENATQNAIKSVHLFGQPYDRTTLKEIPDNTSHQGSVEYLLGKSASHYIGAYHSLHHFKYNLYKRCLAKVDIVREGNTNLDNSEILDKCLNNRTWVLKIFDDLKNMLEKG, from the exons ATGGATCCAAACCAATGGAGAAATCAAGCATATAACTCTCTAGTACAAGGATTTCCCTCATTAGATCCATACATATCTACTGAACAAACAG TTGGAGCCTTATCACCTCATCCTCATTTAGCTGGGACTAGACCAGTACCAGGTCTTTCTGGTCCATCCACAGGATTTACAGGACCATTTAAACCAACAGCATTATCCCCCCTTGAATTTGAGGGAGTTCGACAAAGAGAGCCTGTTAATTTTGGGCTAGATTTATCACCTCCAAAACCATCATTTACACAGGAGAGAAATCATAGTTGGAGACAGCCTAATTTAGCACAAACTTCACATAACTTAATTGGAAGTTTACCAACTGATTTGTCTCCCATTGGTCAACGCTTTTTGCCACCACCAGCACATAGTGGAGTTTCTACCCTGCATCATAATTCTATTCAAGAGAGTCGAACTCAGAACACCCTTATAAATTCTACACTTTCATCTGCATTTAATCCTCAGTTTTCTGAAAGATTTgataattttgaaagaaattcaCAACATCTTCAACAGGAACAAAGTGACATTTCAAATTCTAGGAGGGAACAGTTGTTAAGATCATCAGAAGGAAATTATAATTATTCTCTACCTACTTCACAGCCTTATATAGATAATGTAAAACATGGTTCACAATTTGAACAAGTGAGACCAATTGTGTCTTTACCTGACCACAGGGGAGACAAtttcaatcaatatttttcaacAGGAAACGCCTACAGAAATCCTTCAGAACATTTGTCTTTTCCAGGTTCACTACAACAACAAAGTTTAGGTACTGAGCAATCTCAGCAAAGAATAGTTTCTACCAAtcatcaacaaaatatttacaaCTCACAAAGAATATCTGTCTCTGAGGAGAATTCTGATTCTTTTATTAATTCTAATCGAGGACCAGTGACAATTCAAGCTGTAGCTGATTCTACAACAAAACCAAAAAAGGGACGAGGTCggaaaaagaaagaaattattATAGAAGAAACAAAATCTGCCAACGAGAAGAAATTAGTTGACTCTTATATTCAGCAAGAACAACAATTAAAGGCTTTCTCACATACAGGAGGTCAAGAAAATCTGTATAAACAAAGTCAATCATTAATGTCAGGTAATATTTATGGACAGAATTATGGAAGCAATAACCAAAACCTAGTTCCTTTCAGTATGCAGAGCTCACAAATTACAAGTTCAAAACTTCCAGATATGTCTCAGGGTCAGCTTATATCTCATTCCCAAAATATGATGGGTGCTGGATATTCCCAAAGTCCCTCTAAACATTCACAGGCACATGGAAGTTATGATTTTGCTGCAAGTGGGACCATGATGGGAAATTTAGGACAGGGAAATATAAACAATGATTCATATAATAATTCTCCTGTTCATAATGAAAACTTTAACCCCCAAGTGATGGCTTCATCGAGAAATAATTTCATGTCTGCAAACAATCCACATGGATTCAGTGATGGAAATGTTCCAATGCAAAATCCACAAGGACAAAATAGGATTATGGATAATAATCAGTATTCCTATGAAGATGCTCCAAATCAATCTTCTTTTGTGGCTCAGTTAAACTCAAGTGAATTTGATGCATTAGAAATGGACCAAGGAGTATATTCAAGAAATGGTAACCTTTGTAATTTAGACACATTTAATTCATATGGTCAAAATTTGACTCAACAAAATTATTGTGCAAATCCACAAAGTAATCCATCCTCTACTGTGGATGAAGCAGCATTATCAAGTCTTATTAGTGATCATCCACATGTAGAGCCGCCAAATCCACATGGGAGACTCTTTGAAGGATTTACAGAAGATTATTCACAAAATAAACCGTTTATAGCCGAACCGGCTTTGCCACCAACTGCTGTATTAAACCCAGTAGAAGAAGATGAtgaatttcaacatttaaaaaaaccacCTGTTATTGAGAAAATAACCAATGAACAAACGCAATTACCAAAAATTCAACTTCAGGGTCAAGCTAAAGTTGAACCTCCTCAGCCTCAAAAACTTGTTGAAAAACAACCACCTgctaaaagtaataaaaataatgcatttatggACTcatttttaagtttcattcaaggTAAGAAACCTGAGACATTATCTAGTGTAAATACTGCTGTAACCAAAAAACCACAACTTCCTAAATATATCCCTGAACCAAAACGTCCACGTCAAACTTCAGTGGAAAAGAGTAGTGATAGTGCTGCTAGCACACCTAAACCTGACACTGACAATAAATCAGATACTAATTCTCTATCTAATGGAGATACATCTAGttctaaaacaaaaatgtcagatgatgatgatgaagcaAGTACTGGCTTAACTGGTACCGTAAAAAATATTGACACTGGTGATAAAGACCATCCTAGTCTAAAAATGAGaattaagttacaaaaaacaCCTCCAAAACAGAAGAGGTCAAAAACATCTGGACAGTCAATAGTCAAACATAAACGTTCCAGGAGTTACAGAGAAAGTGACGATGAACATGGACGGTCCTCAGGGGAAGAATATCAGGTTGGCTCCTCACAAGAAGAAGAACAAGAAAATGAGAGAACTCTTTCCCCTGTAGTACCAGCTAGAAGAACTTCTGCAAGAAAAGCTAAAGTATTAGCTCAAACGA AAAAATATAAAGACAGTGAAAGTGAGAATGAAGGAGACAAAGTTCCTGAAACCTATGATTCTGACTCAGACCCAGCATGGACACCAGTGGCAGAT gATAAAAAAGAGCCTGCATTTGATGGAGATTTAGGCAGTTCACGGAGAAAAGGTCGTTCAAgaaatacaaaaatcaaaat GAAACTGAAACGGCCATCAAAAGCAGTAAAATCTATTCCTGCTAAATCGCCAAGGGTGGAAAGAGTTGCATATCCCAGAGTTCCCAGTCCAGAAATTGAGTCATCATCAGAAGATACAGACGAGGATAATGCAACAGCATCACAAGCACTTGTG ATGGGTGCATTTGTCATTAATAAAAAAGATCTCAACAATTTTGAAGGATTTCCTATCTGGAAAATTGAAGCTGGTAAAATGATGAGAAAATATGAATTATATGTTGAGAAAGGAGAAATCTTACATCGATCATTATCAACA TATTCCAGCTGGCTACCAAATATGGAGAAGAACTATGTATCTGTGAGAACTAAACAGATCCCTCATACTCGTGCCACGATTAAAGATAGTCAGTATATTGTACAGGTCTTAGATGAAGATAGGCCTAAACCAAAACTAGATTCAGG TAAAGAGACTGAGTACGAGAAGGATCCTTTAGCGGACATGTTTAATGTCTTTATGCAAGTATTCCTAAGTCAGGCGATGGAGCCAACATTTCTGGAAGCTATACATGAAAGTGGTG ATGATTTCTATTTGAAACCATTGAAAAAGATTGATCAAATCATATCTAAAAAGCTGCTAGAAATTAACAGTAAAGTAAGATGGATGACAGATTTTAAG aaaactgCTGAGAAAAGACCTCACATCAGAGAAGTTGACAAACCTCACCTCAAAACTCTGTGTCAG